One genomic region from Streptomyces sp. NBC_01304 encodes:
- a CDS encoding response regulator transcription factor yields MRVLVVEDHEELAETVAGGLRREGMAVDVVLDGATALERAEINAYDVVVLDRDLPGLHGDRVCRALVAAGSRARVLMLTASGTVADRVAGLRIGADDYLPKPFAFTELVARIRALGRRAQPALPPVLVRGELRLDPARRTASRAGRRLTLTPKEFAVLELLLAAQGAVVSAEQLLERAWDDAADPFSQTVKVTVSRLRRKLGEPPLIETVERAGYRL; encoded by the coding sequence ATGCGTGTGCTGGTGGTCGAGGACCATGAGGAACTGGCCGAGACCGTGGCCGGGGGGCTGCGCCGCGAGGGGATGGCCGTCGACGTCGTCCTCGACGGGGCGACCGCGCTCGAACGAGCCGAGATCAATGCCTACGACGTGGTCGTCCTCGACCGCGACCTGCCCGGCCTGCACGGAGACCGGGTGTGCCGGGCCCTGGTGGCGGCCGGCAGCAGGGCGCGCGTCCTCATGCTCACGGCGTCCGGCACGGTCGCGGACCGGGTGGCAGGCCTGCGGATCGGCGCCGACGACTATCTCCCGAAGCCCTTCGCCTTCACCGAACTGGTCGCCCGCATCCGGGCGTTGGGCCGCCGGGCCCAACCCGCCCTGCCCCCGGTCCTGGTCCGCGGCGAACTGCGCCTCGACCCGGCGCGCCGCACCGCCTCACGGGCCGGCCGGCGCCTGACGCTCACCCCCAAGGAGTTCGCGGTCCTGGAACTGCTCCTCGCGGCCCAGGGCGCGGTCGTCTCGGCCGAGCAACTCCTGGAACGGGCCTGGGACGACGCGGCGGACCCGTTCAGCCAGACCGTCAAGGTCACGGTCAGCCGCCTGCGCCGCAAGCTCGGCGAACCACCGCTCATCGAGACGGTGGAGCGGGCCGGGTATCGCCTATGA
- a CDS encoding gamma-aminobutyraldehyde dehydrogenase: MTTELRRLRNYIDGEFRDAADGRTTQVVNPATGEAYATAPLSGAADVDAAMAAAAAAFPAWRDLVPAERQKALLKIADAFEERAEELIAAEVENTGKPIGLTRSEEIPPMVDQIRFFAGAARMLEGRAAGEYMEGLTSIIRREPIGVCAQVAPWNYPMMMAVWKFAPALAAGNTVVLKPSDTTPASTILMAEIIGSIVPKGVFNVVTGDRDTGRAMVEHPTPAMASITGSVRAGMQVAESASKDLKRVHLELGGKAPVVVFEDTDIAKAVEDISVAGFFNAGQDCTAATRVLVHESIHDDFVTALAKAAADTKTGMPDDEDVLYGPLNNPNQLAQVEGFIDRLPAHARVEAGGQRVGETGYFYAPTVVSGLQQDDEIIQNEVFGPVITVQSFTDEEQAVEYANGVRFALASSVWTKDHARAMRMSKVLDFGCVWINTHIPLVAEMPHGGFKQSGYGKDLSAYGFEDYTRIKHVMTSLG, encoded by the coding sequence GTGACCACCGAGCTGCGTCGTTTGCGCAATTACATCGACGGAGAATTCCGGGACGCCGCCGACGGACGGACCACCCAGGTGGTCAACCCCGCGACCGGAGAGGCGTACGCCACCGCGCCGCTGTCCGGCGCCGCGGACGTCGACGCCGCGATGGCGGCCGCCGCCGCTGCCTTCCCGGCCTGGCGCGACCTCGTCCCCGCCGAGCGCCAGAAGGCCCTCCTCAAGATCGCGGACGCCTTCGAGGAGCGGGCCGAGGAGCTGATCGCCGCCGAGGTCGAGAACACCGGCAAGCCGATCGGGCTCACCCGCTCCGAGGAAATCCCGCCCATGGTCGACCAGATCCGCTTCTTCGCGGGCGCGGCCCGGATGCTCGAAGGCCGCGCGGCCGGCGAGTACATGGAGGGGCTGACCTCGATCATCCGCCGCGAGCCGATCGGCGTCTGCGCCCAGGTCGCGCCGTGGAACTACCCGATGATGATGGCCGTGTGGAAGTTCGCCCCGGCGCTCGCCGCGGGCAACACCGTCGTCCTCAAGCCCTCGGACACCACCCCCGCCTCCACGATCCTGATGGCGGAGATCATCGGCTCGATCGTGCCCAAGGGCGTCTTCAACGTCGTCACCGGCGACCGCGACACCGGCCGCGCGATGGTCGAGCACCCGACCCCGGCCATGGCCTCCATCACCGGCTCCGTGCGCGCCGGTATGCAGGTCGCCGAGTCCGCGTCCAAGGACCTCAAGCGGGTCCACCTGGAGCTCGGCGGCAAGGCGCCCGTCGTGGTCTTCGAGGACACCGACATCGCCAAGGCCGTCGAGGACATCTCGGTGGCGGGCTTCTTCAACGCGGGCCAGGACTGTACGGCCGCCACGCGCGTCCTCGTGCACGAGTCGATCCACGACGACTTCGTGACGGCGCTCGCCAAGGCGGCGGCGGACACCAAGACCGGCATGCCGGACGACGAGGACGTGCTGTACGGGCCGCTCAACAACCCGAACCAGCTCGCCCAGGTCGAGGGCTTCATCGACCGCCTGCCCGCGCACGCGCGCGTGGAGGCCGGCGGTCAGCGGGTCGGCGAGACGGGCTACTTCTACGCCCCGACCGTCGTCTCCGGCCTCCAGCAGGACGACGAGATCATCCAGAACGAGGTCTTCGGCCCGGTCATCACCGTCCAGTCCTTCACGGACGAGGAGCAGGCCGTCGAGTACGCGAACGGCGTCCGCTTCGCCCTCGCCTCCTCGGTGTGGACCAAGGACCACGCGCGCGCGATGCGCATGTCCAAGGTCCTCGACTTCGGCTGCGTCTGGATCAACACGCACATCCCGCTGGTCGCGGAGATGCCGCACGGCGGCTTCAAGCAGTCCGGGTACGGCAAGGACCTGTCGGCGTACGGGTTCGAGGACTACACGCGGATCAAGCACGTGATGACGTCGCTGGGCTGA
- a CDS encoding Lrp/AsnC family transcriptional regulator: MHSEAVASRSADSPRSDTPRTGNGSPSVDAVSLAIIEQLQEDGRRPYAAIGKAVGLSEAAVRQRVQKLLDQGVMQIVAVTDPLTVGYRRQAMLGINVEGDLDPIADALSAMQEVEYVVLTAGSYDILAEVVCEDDDHLLEVINKRVRNLPGVRSTESFVYLKLKKQTYMWGTR, translated from the coding sequence GTGCACAGTGAAGCCGTGGCCAGTCGAAGCGCAGACTCCCCCAGATCAGACACCCCCCGAACCGGAAACGGCTCACCCTCGGTGGACGCCGTCTCCCTCGCGATCATCGAGCAGCTCCAGGAAGACGGCCGCAGGCCGTACGCCGCGATCGGCAAGGCCGTCGGCCTCTCCGAGGCGGCCGTGCGCCAGCGCGTCCAGAAGCTGCTCGACCAGGGCGTGATGCAGATCGTCGCCGTCACCGACCCGCTCACCGTGGGCTACCGGCGCCAGGCGATGCTCGGCATCAACGTCGAGGGCGATCTGGATCCGATCGCGGATGCGCTGAGCGCCATGCAGGAGGTCGAGTACGTGGTCCTCACCGCGGGCTCGTACGACATCCTCGCCGAGGTTGTCTGCGAGGACGACGACCACCTGCTCGAAGTGATCAACAAGCGCGTACGGAACCTGCCGGGCGTGCGCTCCACCGAGAGCTTCGTCTACCTCAAGCTCAAGAAGCAGACCTACATGTGGGGAACCCGATAG
- a CDS encoding aspartate aminotransferase family protein, with protein MGNPIAVSKDLSKTAYDHLWMHFTRMSSYENAPVPTIVRGEGTYIYDDKGKRYLDGLAGLFVVNAGHGRHELAETAYKQAQELAFFPVWSYAHPKAVELAERLANHAPGDLNKVFFTTGGGEAVETAWKLAKQYHKLTGNHTKYKVISRAVAYHGTPQGALSITGLPALKAPFEPLVPGAHKVPNTNIYRAPIHGDDPVAFGRWAADQIEQEILFEGPETVAAVFLEPVQNAGGCFPPPPGYFQRVREICDKYDVLLVSDEVICAFGRLGTMFACDKFDYVPDMITCAKGMTSGYSPIGACIISDKLAEPFYKGDNTFLHGYTFGGHPVSAAVGLANLDIFERENLNQHVLDNEGAFKATLEKLHDLPIVGDVRGNGFFYGIELVKDKVTKESFNDEETERVLYGFLSKALYDNGLYCRADDRGDPVVQLAPPLIADQSTFDEIEQILRATLTEAWTKL; from the coding sequence GTGGGGAACCCGATAGCCGTGAGCAAGGACCTCTCGAAAACCGCCTATGACCACCTGTGGATGCACTTCACCCGCATGTCGTCGTACGAGAACGCACCTGTGCCCACCATCGTGCGCGGTGAGGGCACCTACATCTACGACGACAAGGGCAAGCGCTACCTCGACGGCCTCGCGGGCCTGTTCGTGGTCAACGCCGGCCACGGTCGCCACGAGCTCGCCGAGACCGCGTACAAGCAGGCCCAGGAACTGGCCTTCTTCCCGGTCTGGTCGTACGCGCACCCCAAGGCCGTCGAGCTGGCCGAGCGGCTCGCGAACCACGCGCCGGGCGACCTCAACAAGGTCTTCTTCACCACCGGCGGCGGCGAGGCCGTCGAGACCGCGTGGAAGCTGGCGAAGCAGTACCACAAGCTCACCGGCAACCACACGAAGTACAAGGTCATCTCGCGTGCGGTCGCCTACCACGGCACCCCGCAGGGCGCCCTGTCCATCACCGGACTCCCGGCTCTGAAGGCTCCGTTCGAGCCGCTGGTGCCCGGTGCGCACAAGGTGCCGAACACCAACATCTACCGTGCCCCGATCCACGGCGACGACCCGGTGGCCTTCGGCCGCTGGGCCGCCGACCAGATCGAGCAGGAGATCCTCTTCGAGGGCCCCGAGACCGTCGCGGCCGTCTTCCTGGAGCCGGTGCAGAACGCCGGCGGCTGCTTCCCGCCGCCGCCCGGCTACTTCCAGCGGGTCCGCGAGATCTGCGACAAGTACGACGTGCTGCTCGTCTCGGACGAGGTCATCTGCGCCTTCGGCCGGCTCGGCACGATGTTCGCCTGCGACAAGTTCGACTACGTACCCGACATGATCACCTGCGCCAAGGGCATGACCTCGGGCTACTCCCCGATCGGCGCCTGCATCATCTCCGACAAGCTCGCCGAGCCGTTCTACAAGGGCGACAACACCTTCCTGCACGGCTACACCTTCGGCGGCCACCCCGTGTCCGCCGCGGTGGGCCTCGCCAACCTCGACATCTTCGAGCGCGAGAACCTCAACCAGCATGTGCTGGACAACGAGGGCGCGTTCAAGGCGACGCTGGAGAAGCTGCACGACCTGCCGATCGTCGGCGACGTCCGCGGCAACGGCTTCTTCTACGGCATCGAGCTGGTGAAGGACAAGGTCACCAAGGAGAGCTTCAACGACGAGGAGACCGAGCGCGTGCTCTACGGCTTCCTCTCCAAGGCCCTCTACGACAACGGCCTTTACTGCCGCGCCGACGACCGGGGCGACCCGGTGGTGCAGCTGGCGCCGCCGCTGATCGCCGACCAGTCGACGTTCGACGAGATCGAGCAGATCCTGCGCGCGACCCTGACGGAGGCGTGGACCAAGCTGTAA
- a CDS encoding ABC transporter ATP-binding protein — MVAPPDNDVLWARALHCSHDGSPALTGVSIGVREGEILAVHGPRGCGKTTLLQCLSGQRLPQQGEVWFNSTPVHTMGPLVRERLRRDKFGWIDPEPQLVPELTAWENAALPLMLRGFSNRNSRTAALEWLERLDVGTCAKKRPHALVQAERQRVAIARALVTAPTVLFADEPTAPLHRADRAHVLRTLTTAARSHGITVVLATHDAEVASLADRTVALLDGRRVNTVRLPGAVENEGVACSLSV, encoded by the coding sequence ATGGTGGCCCCGCCGGACAACGACGTGCTCTGGGCACGCGCCCTGCACTGCTCCCACGACGGCTCGCCCGCACTCACCGGCGTCTCCATCGGCGTACGGGAAGGCGAGATCCTCGCCGTGCACGGCCCGCGCGGCTGCGGCAAGACGACGCTGCTGCAGTGCCTGTCCGGCCAGCGCCTGCCGCAACAGGGCGAGGTCTGGTTCAACTCCACGCCCGTGCACACCATGGGCCCGCTCGTCCGGGAGCGGCTGCGCCGCGACAAGTTCGGCTGGATCGACCCCGAGCCGCAGCTGGTGCCCGAGCTCACCGCCTGGGAGAACGCCGCCCTGCCGCTGATGCTGCGCGGCTTCTCCAACCGCAACTCCCGTACGGCCGCGCTCGAATGGCTGGAGCGGCTCGACGTCGGCACCTGCGCCAAGAAGCGCCCGCACGCCCTCGTACAGGCCGAGCGGCAGCGCGTCGCCATCGCCCGCGCCCTGGTCACCGCGCCCACCGTGCTCTTCGCCGACGAGCCGACCGCGCCGCTGCACCGCGCGGACCGCGCCCATGTGCTGCGTACGCTCACCACCGCCGCCCGCTCGCACGGCATCACCGTCGTCCTCGCCACCCACGACGCCGAGGTCGCCTCCCTCGCCGACCGCACGGTCGCGCTGCTCGACGGCCGTCGCGTCAACACCGTCCGCCTCCCCGGAGCCGTCGAGAACGAAGGGGTGGCGTGCTCGCTCTCCGTCTAG
- a CDS encoding VOC family protein, with product MAYQQMIFVNLAVQDLEVSKKFFSELGYSFNPQFSDDTTACLVISDTIFAMLLTEPRFADFATKPVVDSTKSTEVLLCLSAESRAKVDELADKALAAGGSPAKDPIDFGQMYGRSFQDPDGHHWEVMWMDPAAVQG from the coding sequence ATGGCGTACCAGCAGATGATCTTCGTGAACCTGGCCGTCCAGGACCTCGAGGTCTCCAAGAAGTTCTTCAGCGAGCTCGGCTACTCCTTCAACCCGCAGTTCAGCGACGACACGACCGCCTGCCTCGTCATCAGCGACACGATCTTCGCGATGCTGCTGACCGAGCCGCGCTTCGCGGACTTCGCGACGAAGCCGGTCGTGGACTCCACCAAGTCCACCGAGGTGCTGCTCTGTCTGAGCGCGGAGAGCCGCGCGAAGGTCGACGAGCTCGCCGACAAGGCGCTCGCGGCGGGCGGCTCGCCGGCCAAGGACCCCATCGACTTCGGCCAGATGTACGGCCGCTCCTTCCAGGACCCGGACGGGCACCACTGGGAGGTCATGTGGATGGACCCGGCCGCCGTCCAGGGCTGA
- a CDS encoding DUF1266 domain-containing protein: MESVEFIDDLGDEEHDEIFPDIPTPTDGSRWLAPTDVEQHLYKLVRSENSYAYLRTLAHEGVFYPVPLQDARDTPSDQYPAMLQRESEGRVIVPVYTFGVLPRPFPGLVFEHITLDGLARMVPEDADILVVNPMTPCQEFFAVDDEERDVWRDLSEDLYEHGDSHDRVLALRTGAPPMGPLLHGLACGGHLCFTNGDPWNLLNWQGHKGYQNEVERLSEWWGVDSREEWLDIQERLLKREVSPWYWDFVLGARSALAREHGIRPSAVDAGAWRDCVETTLRERVRGEDPEFADFMAMARGLVGQILRYEARFRADELLAPDEVVRTVAAWDLGRASKMARWGRGARYAAEKESHAALERAGQGAREVYGSWEEFSAGYVLGRCLHFDDEEFGDWYTTVLTAHRALLTSPDSPWLTVPFMGSRAL, from the coding sequence ATGGAGTCCGTGGAATTCATCGACGACCTCGGCGACGAGGAGCACGACGAGATCTTCCCCGACATCCCGACGCCGACGGACGGCAGCCGCTGGCTCGCGCCCACCGATGTCGAGCAGCACCTGTACAAGCTGGTGCGCAGCGAGAACTCGTACGCCTACCTGCGCACCCTCGCGCACGAGGGCGTCTTCTATCCGGTGCCGCTGCAGGACGCCAGGGACACCCCGTCCGACCAGTATCCGGCGATGCTGCAGCGGGAGTCCGAGGGCCGGGTCATCGTGCCGGTGTACACGTTCGGGGTGCTGCCGCGCCCCTTTCCCGGCCTGGTCTTCGAGCACATCACCCTCGACGGGCTCGCCCGGATGGTGCCCGAGGACGCCGACATCCTCGTGGTGAACCCGATGACCCCGTGCCAGGAGTTCTTCGCCGTCGACGACGAGGAGCGCGACGTCTGGCGCGACCTCAGCGAGGACCTGTACGAGCACGGCGACAGCCACGACCGGGTCCTCGCGCTGCGCACCGGCGCCCCGCCGATGGGCCCGCTGCTGCACGGACTGGCCTGCGGCGGCCACCTCTGCTTCACCAACGGCGACCCCTGGAATCTGCTCAATTGGCAGGGCCACAAGGGCTACCAGAACGAGGTCGAGCGGCTCAGCGAGTGGTGGGGCGTGGACAGCCGCGAGGAGTGGCTGGACATCCAGGAGCGGCTCCTGAAGCGCGAAGTCAGCCCCTGGTACTGGGACTTCGTGCTCGGCGCGCGATCCGCCCTGGCACGCGAGCACGGCATCCGCCCTTCGGCCGTGGACGCGGGCGCCTGGCGCGACTGCGTGGAGACGACGCTGCGCGAGCGGGTGCGCGGCGAGGACCCCGAGTTCGCCGACTTCATGGCCATGGCACGTGGCCTCGTGGGCCAGATACTCCGCTACGAAGCCCGCTTCCGCGCCGACGAGTTGCTGGCCCCCGACGAGGTGGTGCGCACCGTCGCCGCCTGGGACCTGGGCCGCGCCTCGAAGATGGCCCGCTGGGGCAGGGGCGCCCGCTACGCAGCGGAGAAGGAGTCCCACGCGGCCCTGGAACGCGCCGGCCAGGGCGCACGCGAGGTGTACGGCTCCTGGGAGGAGTTCTCGGCGGGCTACGTACTCGGCCGCTGCCTGCACTTCGACGACGAGGAGTTCGGCGACTGGTACACCACGGTCCTCACCGCCCACCGAGCCCTGCTGACGTCCCCGGACAGCCCGTGGCTGACGGTGCCGTTCATGGGTAGCAGGGCCCTCTAA
- a CDS encoding LOG family protein — translation MADLEIETLAEFDTVVAKGSLAHHRIQAIDLTDRTFALLSADTAGAVFLGCPMEPDVAAKVRASGALVFPPVPGLPFDPYRGLLYTPDELFEGLPDGYEATPDARTYDWFNATKSDGDIFASMLRAIHDDAVSDALDELLVGTRVVGVMGGHAMARGTDAYAGAARLGRTLAREGLTVATGGGPGAMEAANLGAYASTYADEMLDESLELLAKSPSFTPSITDWAQAAFTVRERWPMGGTSVGIPTWFYGHEPPNAFAAHIAKYFANATREDGLLSRSNAGVIYLPGAAGTVQEIFDNATPNYYGSRGEPTPMVLVDREHWTTKLPAWPLLQALAKGRAMETRIALVDTVEEAPEALARLTAHARPTTN, via the coding sequence ATGGCCGACCTGGAAATCGAGACCCTCGCAGAGTTCGACACAGTCGTGGCGAAGGGCTCGCTCGCCCACCACCGCATCCAAGCGATCGACCTGACCGACCGCACCTTCGCCCTGCTCTCCGCGGACACGGCCGGCGCGGTCTTCCTCGGCTGCCCCATGGAACCCGACGTGGCCGCGAAGGTCAGGGCGAGCGGAGCCCTGGTCTTCCCACCCGTCCCGGGCCTCCCCTTCGACCCGTACCGAGGCCTGCTCTACACCCCGGACGAGCTCTTCGAAGGCCTGCCGGACGGCTACGAGGCAACCCCCGACGCCCGTACGTACGACTGGTTCAACGCCACCAAATCCGACGGCGACATCTTCGCCTCGATGCTCCGCGCCATCCACGACGACGCGGTCTCGGACGCCCTGGACGAACTCCTGGTCGGCACCCGCGTGGTGGGCGTGATGGGCGGCCACGCCATGGCCCGCGGCACCGACGCCTACGCGGGCGCGGCCCGCCTCGGCCGCACCCTGGCCCGCGAGGGCCTGACCGTGGCCACGGGCGGTGGCCCGGGCGCGATGGAGGCCGCCAACCTGGGCGCGTACGCGTCGACGTACGCCGACGAGATGCTCGACGAATCCCTCGAACTCCTCGCCAAATCCCCCTCGTTCACCCCGTCGATCACCGACTGGGCCCAGGCCGCCTTCACGGTCCGCGAGCGCTGGCCGATGGGCGGCACCTCGGTGGGCATCCCCACCTGGTTCTACGGCCATGAGCCGCCGAACGCCTTCGCCGCCCACATCGCCAAGTACTTCGCCAACGCCACCCGCGAGGACGGCCTGCTCTCCCGCTCGAACGCGGGCGTGATCTACCTCCCCGGCGCGGCCGGCACGGTCCAGGAGATCTTCGACAACGCCACCCCCAACTACTACGGGTCCCGCGGCGAGCCGACCCCGATGGTCCTGGTCGACCGCGAGCACTGGACGACGAAGCTCCCCGCCTGGCCGCTGCTCCAGGCCCTGGCGAAGGGCCGCGCGATGGAGACGCGGATCGCGCTGGTGGACACGGTGGAGGAGGCGCCCGAAGCGCTGGCACGCCTGACCGCGCACGCGCGACCGACCACGAACTGA
- a CDS encoding maleylpyruvate isomerase family mycothiol-dependent enzyme has translation MSLLDHERYCAEIVHQTEQLIALLPGADLAATVPSCPDWNLRRLVLHVGGAHRWAEFLVRTRAVEHTERPKLDQYTGPDDDAHALGAYLLAGAERLVAALREAGPETKVWAWVGMSNARFWARRMTLETLIHRADVALTVGAEFEVAPEVAADAIDELLEILPHVPRAELATTAAELNGRSLHLHATDSPVEVNAEWLIAFGDEGFTWRRGHEKATVALRGPLAEVVRVFFRRLPADSERVEVLGDRALLDTWLARSTFG, from the coding sequence ATGAGCCTTCTCGACCATGAACGCTACTGTGCCGAAATCGTCCACCAGACAGAGCAGTTGATCGCCCTGCTGCCCGGTGCCGATCTCGCGGCCACCGTGCCGAGCTGCCCGGACTGGAATCTGCGGAGGCTCGTCCTGCATGTGGGCGGGGCGCATCGCTGGGCCGAGTTCCTGGTGCGGACCCGGGCCGTGGAACACACCGAGCGGCCGAAGCTGGATCAGTACACCGGGCCCGACGACGACGCCCACGCGCTCGGCGCCTATCTGCTCGCCGGGGCCGAGCGGCTCGTGGCGGCGCTGCGCGAGGCCGGGCCCGAGACCAAGGTGTGGGCCTGGGTGGGGATGAGCAATGCCCGGTTCTGGGCGCGGCGGATGACGCTGGAGACGCTGATCCACCGGGCCGACGTGGCCCTCACCGTGGGAGCGGAGTTCGAGGTGGCGCCCGAGGTGGCGGCCGACGCCATCGACGAGCTCCTGGAGATCCTGCCGCACGTCCCGCGTGCCGAACTGGCCACCACCGCAGCCGAGTTGAACGGCCGCAGTCTCCACCTCCACGCCACCGACTCCCCTGTCGAGGTGAACGCGGAGTGGCTCATCGCGTTCGGCGACGAGGGCTTCACCTGGCGGCGCGGGCACGAGAAGGCGACCGTCGCGCTGCGCGGGCCGCTCGCCGAGGTGGTCCGGGTCTTCTTCCGCCGGCTCCCGGCGGACAGCGAGCGGGTCGAGGTCCTCGGCGACCGTGCGCTGCTCGACACCTGGCTGGCGCGCTCCACCTTCGGCTGA
- a CDS encoding ABC transporter ATP-binding protein — MALLELDQVSVRFGGAGGHAALDAVDLDVAEHEIVCVLGPSGSGKSTLLRVVAGLQSIDGGRVRLDGRDQAGVPAHKRGVGLMFQDHQLFPQRDVGGNVAFGLRMHGASKSEQAVRVKELLELVGLPGAGRRAVGSLSGGEQQRVALARALAPQPRLIMLDEPLGQLDRSLRERLVVELRELFGQLGTTVLAVTHDQGEAFALADRVVVMRDGRIAQSGSPLEVWQRPADEFVARFLGFDNVVGASVSGEVADTAWGKVPVPAGSRQGAASVLVRPAGVRLVPAKEGLECTVAGRTFRGTHVAVHLQPAGAPRLEAACALRDAPEVGQRVGVAFDAADVVVLGE; from the coding sequence ATGGCGCTCCTGGAGCTTGATCAGGTCAGTGTGCGGTTCGGCGGAGCCGGCGGGCATGCCGCCTTGGATGCCGTCGATCTCGATGTCGCCGAGCACGAGATCGTGTGTGTGCTCGGGCCCAGCGGCAGCGGGAAGTCGACGCTCCTTCGGGTCGTGGCGGGGCTGCAGTCGATCGACGGCGGGCGGGTCCGGCTGGACGGGCGCGACCAGGCCGGGGTGCCCGCGCACAAGCGGGGCGTGGGCCTGATGTTCCAGGACCATCAGCTGTTCCCGCAGCGGGACGTGGGCGGGAACGTCGCGTTCGGGCTGCGGATGCACGGGGCCTCGAAGAGCGAACAGGCCGTACGCGTAAAGGAATTGCTTGAACTCGTCGGTCTTCCGGGAGCCGGGCGGCGGGCCGTCGGGTCGCTCTCCGGTGGCGAGCAGCAGCGCGTCGCCCTGGCGCGGGCGCTCGCCCCGCAGCCCCGGCTGATCATGCTCGACGAGCCGCTCGGCCAGCTCGACCGTTCCCTGCGCGAACGCCTCGTCGTCGAACTTCGGGAACTCTTCGGCCAGTTGGGCACCACCGTGCTCGCCGTCACCCACGACCAGGGCGAGGCCTTCGCGCTCGCCGACCGGGTCGTCGTCATGCGGGACGGGCGGATCGCCCAGTCCGGGTCCCCGCTTGAGGTGTGGCAGCGGCCCGCCGACGAGTTCGTGGCACGCTTCCTCGGCTTCGACAACGTGGTCGGGGCGAGCGTGAGCGGCGAGGTCGCGGACACCGCGTGGGGGAAGGTGCCGGTGCCGGCGGGGTCCCGGCAGGGGGCGGCCAGTGTGCTCGTACGTCCCGCAGGTGTGCGGCTCGTGCCGGCGAAGGAAGGGCTGGAGTGCACGGTGGCCGGGCGGACCTTCCGGGGTACGCACGTCGCCGTACATCTGCAGCCCGCGGGTGCGCCGCGGCTCGAGGCGGCCTGTGCGTTGCGGGACGCGCCCGAGGTGGGTCAGCGCGTGGGGGTCGCGTTCGACGCGGCCGACGTGGTGGTCCTCGGCGAGTGA